A stretch of the Ornithodoros turicata isolate Travis chromosome 4, ASM3712646v1, whole genome shotgun sequence genome encodes the following:
- the LOC135392402 gene encoding uncharacterized protein K02A2.6-like, producing the protein MSLLGREWIRVLKLDLNVMFVGSVRDPQPDLSDILRQYDELFEERLGRCSKVKVHLQFQSEARPKFCKARPIPFALRDAVEKDLQRQVSNGVLTPVEVSQWATPIVVVPIPNGAVRVCGDFSVTVNPQLGVAQYPLPRPEELFAKLNGGKHFSKLDLSEAYLQLELDEDAKKVLVVNTHKGLFRFNRMPFGISSAPAIFQRTMEQVTAGLEGVACYLDYIIVTGRTEVEHLDHLEEVLRRLHLYAPLNQLLRNNVPWEWSAGRAQAFKEIKHRLTSIDSLAHFDPSQTLYMAADASSIGVGAVIYPKVNGKDKPIAHASKMLTSAQKNYVQIQKEALAIIFGVKTFHQYLWGREFILYTDHKPLTAIFGSKRGIPVTAANRMQRWALTLLGHSFDIQYKPTAHFGNADGLSRLPAGPDPDFDAAILDDDFLLGSTGSPNVSSVLSVGIDKIPLKASAIAKATAADRILSKVYRYIMEGWPCRERDPELQPYYQRNTELSTEKGCIVWGMRVVVPSQHCNTVLSLLHDGHIGQTKMKMLARSYVRWPGMDNDIQLTCQSCGACAASSDQQLPVPLHQWEVPKEPWYRLHADFAEFGGKTYLVVIDAYSKWPEVKLMRSTKASATIEALEDIFAAQGLPLHMVSDNGPQFISAALKDFLARLGIKHILTPPYHPKSNGQAENLVRTLKAFLRRQREGRDGAKEIKHFVLKYRITPHATTGQPPCEMLNKRHYRTELDLLRPNHPNALSPARDRQKRNYDSRTRLRKFAANDEVWVKDKSRKNHWLRGTIVRSSSGPTYQVMTEDLKQHKMHADDIKPRLPELPDIDWSHGVESATTGGNAESTLAADEDTQPVPQARRYPARNRRPAQRYGST; encoded by the exons ATGAGCTTACTTGGCAGAGAATGGATCCGCGTGCTGAAGCTGGACCTCAACGTCATGTTTGTTGGGAGTGTCCGCGATCCTCAGCCAGACCTCTCGGACATTCTGCGCCAGTACGACGAGCTTTTCGAGGAGAGACTAGGTCGGTGCTCGAAGGTCAAGGTCCACCTACAGTTTCAGTCAGAAGCGAGACCGAAATTTTGCAAAGCCAGGCCTATTCCGTTTGCGCTTCGTGACGCAGTGGAGAAAGATCTTCAGAGACAAGTCAGTAACGGAGTCTTGACGCCAGTTGAAGTGTCGCAATGGGCAACACCAATTGTAGTCGTTCCCATACCGAACGGGGCGGTGCGTGTCTGCGGCGATTTCAGCGTTACTGTCAACCCGCAGCTGGGCGTTGCCCAGTACCCCCTACCTCGTCCGGAGGAGCTGTTCGCAAAACTGAACGGTGGCAAGCACTTCTCGAAACTCGACCTCTCGGAAGCATATTTGCAGTTGGAGCTGGATGAAGATGCGAAGAAGGTCCTTGTCGTGAACACTCACAAGGGTCTTTTCCGCTTCAACAGGATGCCTTTTGGGATATCGTCAGCCCCCGCTATATTCCAGAGAACAATGGAACAGGTCACTGCTGGCCTAGAGGGCGTGGCTTGTTATCTCGACTACATCATCGTAACTGGAAGAACAGAGGTCGAACATCTGGACCACCTGGAAGAGGTCTTGCGAAGGCTTC ATCTTTACGCACCACTCAATCAACTTCTGCGGAATAATGTGCCTTGGGAGTGGTCAGCAGGTCGCGCCCAGGCGTTCAAGGAGATCAAACATCGACTCACGTCCATCGATTCCTTGGCGCATTTCGACCCTAGTCAAACTCTCTACATGGCTGCTGACGCTTCCTCGATAGGCGTTGGCGCAGTGATTTACCCTAAAGTCAATGGTAAAGACAAGCCCATCGCCCATGCTTCTAAGATGTTGACGTCGGCCCAAAAAAACTACGTCCAAATTCAAAAGGAAGCCCTGGCCATTATATTCGGTGTTAAGACGTTTCACCAATATCTCTGGGGAAGGGAATTCATCTTATATACCGACCATAAACCACTGACGGCAATCTTTGGCTCAAAGAGAGGAATTCCAGTCACAGCGGCGAACAGAATGCAGCGCTGGGCGTTGACCCTGCTTGGTCATAGTTTTGACATTCAGTACAAGCCGACGGCCCATTTCGGAAATGCGGACGGCCTGTCTCGACTTCCGGCAGGTCCGGACCCGGATTTCGATGCTGCGATTTTGGATGACGACTTCCTTTTGGGGAGTACTGGATCGCCGAATGTCTCTTCCGTCCTCTCAGTAGGTATTGATAAAATTCCGCTGAAAGCGTCGGCAATTGCCAAGGCCACTGCTGCAGACCGAATCCTTTCTAAGGTCTACCGTTACATCATGGAAGGTTGGCCTTGTCGTGAACGGGACCCCGAGCTTCAACCGTACTACCAGCGCAACACTGAGCTGTCAACAGAAAAGGGTTGCATCGTATGGGGCATGCGCGTTGTCGTTCCGTCCCAGCATTGCAACACTGTCCTCAGCCTACTTCATGATGGCCACATtgggcaaacaaaaatgaagatgttggcGCGCTCCTATGTAAGGTGGCCAGGAATGGACAATGACATTCAACTGACTTGTCAGTCGTGTGGAGCGTGTGCCGCTTCTTCGGATCAACAACTTCCAGTTCCTCTTCACCAATGGGAGGTTCCGAAAGAACCGTGGTATCGCCTTCACGCTGACTTCGCAGAGTTCGGCGGAAAAACTTACCTAGTGGTAATCGATGCGTACAGCAAGTGGCCCGAGGTGAAGTTGATGAGGTCTACCAAGGCTTCAGCCACAATAGAAGCCCTTGAGGACATCTTTGCTGCCCAGGGACTCCCTCTCCACATGGTTAGCGATAATGGACCTCAATTCATTTCAGCAGCGTTGAAAGATTTCTTGGCTCGCCTCGGAATTAAACACATCTTGACTCCGCCGTATCACCCTAAGTCCAACGGACAGGCTGAGAATCTTGTCCGAACTCTGAAAGCCTTCCTTCGCCGTCAGAGGGAAGGGAGGGACGGTGCCAAGGAAATTAAGCATTTCGTGCTTAAGTACAGGATAACGCCTCACGCAACAACCGGACAGCCGCCGTGCGAAATGCTTAACAAGAGGCACTACCGTACAGAGCTGGACCTTCTGCGCCCTAACCATCCAAACGCCTTGTCTCCAGCGAGAGATCGTCAAAAGCGCAATTATGACTCTCGCACAAGACTGCGGAAGTTTGCCGCCAACGACGAAGTTTGGGTCAAGGACAAGTCCCGGAAGAACCACTGGCTTCGGGGTACCATTGTTCGCTCTTCGAGCGGTCCAACATATCAGGTCATGACGGAGGATCTGAAACAGCACAAGATGCATGCTGACGACATCAAGCCGCGTCTGCCCGAATTGCCGGATATAGACTGGTCACACGGAGTCGAATCTGCAACAACAGGTGGGAACGCTGAGTCTACCTTGGCCGCTGATGAGGACACTCAACCCGTGCCTCAGGCCCGAAGATACCCTGCTAGAAATCGTCGTCCGGCCCAACGGTACGGATCAACTTAA